In Saccharomonospora marina XMU15, one genomic interval encodes:
- a CDS encoding Mu transposase domain-containing protein, with the protein MNAFRGTLGIKVIQCRPADPEAKGLVERANGYLETSFLPGRSFTGPADFNAQLAEWLVRANQRQHRRLGCRPIERWEADTAAMLELPPVAPVTGWRLTTRLPRDHYVRVDSNDYSVHPTAVGRRVEIVADLAQVVVTLQGNEVARHERCWADHQSITDPPHAAATSELRQARRLVAVPAIDTDVEHRSLANYDRMFDLDNEALPGSEEIA; encoded by the coding sequence ATGAACGCCTTCCGTGGGACGCTCGGCATCAAGGTCATCCAGTGCCGTCCGGCCGATCCGGAGGCCAAGGGCCTGGTCGAGCGGGCCAACGGCTATCTGGAGACCTCGTTCCTTCCCGGCCGCAGCTTCACCGGTCCGGCGGACTTCAACGCCCAGCTCGCCGAATGGTTGGTCCGCGCCAACCAGCGCCAGCACCGCCGGCTCGGCTGCCGCCCGATCGAGCGGTGGGAAGCGGACACGGCCGCGATGCTTGAGTTGCCGCCGGTCGCTCCGGTGACCGGGTGGCGGTTGACCACCCGGCTGCCGCGCGATCATTACGTGCGGGTCGACTCCAACGACTACTCGGTGCACCCGACCGCGGTCGGCCGCCGGGTCGAGATCGTCGCTGATCTCGCGCAGGTGGTCGTGACCTTGCAGGGCAACGAGGTGGCCCGGCACGAGCGCTGCTGGGCCGATCACCAGAGCATCACCGACCCGCCACACGCGGCCGCGACCAGCGAGCTGCGGCAGGCACGCCGCCTGGTCGCGGTCCCGGCCATCGACACCGATGTCGAGCACCGCAGCCTGGCCAACTACGACCGCATGTTCGACCTCGACAACGAGGCCCTGCCCGGCAGCGAGGAGATCGCCTGA
- a CDS encoding IS30 family transposase encodes MSGSAAAQRVGVSLSCGSVWFLDAGQVAFIEKPISSRYFSQDDRIEIADGLGRGEPVKEIAARVGKSYQSVYREIARNRKADGSYQPWYAHNQAYLRRRRPKAPRLSTDTALQELVSAKLSARWSPGQVSRWLRRRWPRRRSWHVCAETIYQAVYGKLIAPPSPRYLRTGRVYRHRRGRGRSREGALKQLTAMRSIHQRPVSVDARQQAGHWEGDLIIGKNRSAIATLVDRKTRFTLLVRLPHGHSAQQAGNALIAALTASMTKLPEQLRKTLTWDRGKELSGHAQFALDTGTKVFFADPHSPWQRGTNENTYWCRVIKAGLLRRETLRSGRWVTRRTRAARLSVDVSTVVHRARALTGVT; translated from the coding sequence ATGTCGGGGTCGGCGGCCGCGCAGCGGGTGGGCGTGTCGCTGAGCTGCGGGTCGGTGTGGTTCCTCGACGCTGGTCAGGTGGCCTTCATCGAGAAGCCGATCAGCTCGCGCTATTTCAGCCAGGACGACCGGATCGAGATCGCCGACGGCCTGGGCCGCGGTGAGCCGGTGAAGGAGATCGCGGCCCGTGTCGGCAAGAGCTACCAGAGCGTGTACCGTGAGATCGCTCGCAACCGCAAGGCCGACGGTAGCTATCAGCCGTGGTACGCGCACAACCAGGCATACCTACGGCGGCGACGTCCGAAAGCGCCACGGTTGAGCACCGACACGGCGTTGCAGGAACTGGTGAGTGCGAAGCTCTCGGCACGGTGGTCGCCGGGGCAGGTCAGCCGGTGGCTCCGGCGCCGGTGGCCCCGTCGACGTTCGTGGCACGTGTGCGCGGAAACGATCTATCAGGCCGTGTACGGCAAGCTGATCGCACCGCCCAGTCCGCGGTATCTCCGTACGGGGCGCGTTTACCGGCATCGTCGCGGACGTGGTCGTTCCCGAGAGGGTGCGTTGAAGCAGCTGACCGCGATGCGTTCCATCCACCAGCGACCCGTCAGCGTCGACGCTCGGCAACAGGCCGGACATTGGGAAGGTGACTTGATCATCGGCAAGAACCGCTCCGCGATCGCCACCCTGGTCGACCGCAAAACACGGTTCACACTCTTGGTACGCCTGCCGCACGGGCACTCCGCCCAGCAGGCCGGCAACGCGCTGATCGCCGCACTGACGGCATCAATGACCAAGCTTCCCGAGCAACTCCGCAAGACGCTCACCTGGGACCGTGGCAAAGAGCTCTCTGGCCACGCTCAGTTCGCGCTCGACACGGGCACGAAGGTGTTCTTCGCCGACCCTCACTCGCCGTGGCAACGCGGTACGAACGAGAACACCTATTGGTGCAGGGTGATCAAGGCCGGGCTTCTTCGACGGGAGACGCTCCGGTCGGGCCGCTGGGTGACTCGGAGAACACGTGCCGCAAGGCTTTCCGTTGATGTGTCCACGGTGGTCCACAGGGCGAGAGCCCTGACCGGGGTGACTTGA
- a CDS encoding transposase, with translation MLASQEVVWVPARLTAAHRKLHAATGTKSDPVDAAAAAHAALATPGLDRHRIDERVRELRVLVDYRADLIKRRTMMINQLKAQLHVWLDHTPGDLARPKGMDAVTALLDAASLGAHVRQALTEMSMEIAELNRRVRQLDDAIRELVTPLAPTLLEITGISHISAAILIAEIGDITRFSSSAKLARYTGCAPIPVYSADKERHRLHRGGNRRLNSVLYTAAIVQKRRYPAAQALLARHEPTKGSRGARRILQRHLIDVIHRAMTTDQASWQHHITRHDHAA, from the coding sequence TTGCTCGCCAGCCAGGAGGTGGTCTGGGTTCCGGCCCGGTTGACCGCGGCCCACCGCAAGCTGCACGCCGCCACCGGCACCAAGTCTGACCCGGTCGACGCCGCCGCAGCCGCTCACGCCGCCCTCGCTACTCCCGGCCTTGACCGGCACCGCATCGACGAGCGAGTGCGTGAGCTGCGTGTCCTGGTCGACTATCGCGCGGATCTCATCAAGCGGCGCACCATGATGATCAATCAGCTCAAGGCGCAACTGCATGTCTGGCTCGACCACACTCCGGGCGATCTCGCCCGTCCCAAGGGCATGGACGCGGTGACCGCATTGCTGGACGCGGCCTCGCTGGGCGCGCACGTCCGCCAGGCGCTCACCGAGATGAGCATGGAGATTGCTGAGCTCAACCGACGTGTCCGCCAGCTCGACGACGCCATCAGGGAGCTCGTGACCCCGCTGGCCCCCACACTGCTGGAAATCACCGGGATCAGCCACATCTCCGCAGCGATTTTGATCGCTGAAATCGGTGACATCACCCGCTTTTCCAGCTCTGCCAAACTTGCCCGCTACACCGGCTGCGCACCGATCCCTGTCTACTCCGCCGACAAAGAACGCCACCGCCTGCATCGGGGCGGCAACCGCCGCCTGAACAGCGTCCTCTACACCGCAGCCATCGTGCAGAAACGGCGCTATCCCGCCGCGCAGGCGTTACTGGCCCGCCACGAACCCACCAAGGGCAGCCGCGGCGCCCGACGCATCCTCCAACGTCACCTCATCGACGTCATCCACCGGGCCATGACCACCGATCAAGCCTCCTGGCAACACCACATCACCCGCCACGACCACGCCGCTTGA
- a CDS encoding MDR family MFS transporter: MSTPSSPEAGAPETPGEQVMPGLTHRQILTVLVGLMMGMLVAALSQTIVATALPTIVGELGGQDQLAWVVSATLLTSTASTPIWGKLSDLYGRKIMFQSAIGIFLVSSLASGFAQNMGQLVGFRAVMGVGVGGLMALSQAIIGDVVSPRERGRYQGYIGSVFGLATVAGPLLGGFLVEHLSWRWTFWVGIPIGIAALAVTERVLKLPFPRRRRAIDWLGAFFIVAGISALLLMLSLGGKEFAWNSGWTYGLTAVAVLMLALTVWQERRAVEPIMPPRLFANHTFVITSLAGFAVGVAMFGAIIFLPQYLQIVKGESPTASGLLTLPLMVGLLATSIASGRLISHTGRYKIYPVVGLLVAVLGLTLMSRMSVDTSLWLAGVFMFITGAGIGMVMQVLVLATQNAVPHADLGVATSGATFFRSLGGAMGVAVFGALLTHRLRDTIPAQLKAAGVTADQMPAGTATQGSPEQIAALPEPIHLAVTTGFAEALQTTFLAAVPFALLGFVILLFLRETPLRQTHGHTSGEDLATAFETAVDPNAHLTDHENRPGPGELSRKVGRECQRSCG; encoded by the coding sequence ATGAGCACGCCGTCCTCCCCCGAAGCCGGTGCCCCGGAGACACCCGGCGAACAGGTGATGCCGGGGCTGACGCACCGGCAGATCCTCACCGTCCTGGTGGGGCTCATGATGGGGATGCTGGTCGCCGCCCTGTCCCAGACGATCGTGGCCACGGCGCTGCCCACCATCGTCGGTGAGCTCGGCGGCCAGGACCAGCTGGCCTGGGTCGTCTCGGCCACCTTGTTGACCTCGACCGCCTCCACACCGATCTGGGGCAAGCTGTCGGACCTGTACGGCCGCAAGATCATGTTCCAGTCCGCGATCGGGATCTTCCTAGTCTCCTCCCTGGCCTCGGGGTTCGCCCAGAACATGGGGCAACTCGTCGGATTTCGGGCCGTGATGGGAGTCGGCGTTGGCGGGCTGATGGCACTGTCCCAGGCGATCATCGGTGACGTCGTCAGCCCCCGCGAACGCGGCCGCTACCAGGGCTACATCGGCTCGGTCTTCGGCCTGGCCACCGTCGCCGGGCCACTGCTCGGTGGCTTCCTGGTCGAGCACCTCTCGTGGCGGTGGACCTTCTGGGTCGGAATCCCCATCGGCATCGCGGCCCTGGCGGTGACCGAACGTGTGCTGAAGCTGCCGTTCCCGCGCCGCAGGCGTGCCATCGACTGGTTGGGGGCGTTCTTCATCGTCGCCGGGATCAGCGCCCTGCTGTTGATGCTCTCGCTCGGCGGCAAGGAGTTCGCCTGGAACTCGGGCTGGACCTACGGGCTGACCGCGGTCGCGGTGCTCATGCTCGCGCTCACCGTCTGGCAGGAGCGCCGGGCGGTCGAACCGATCATGCCCCCGCGACTGTTCGCCAACCACACCTTCGTCATCACCAGCCTGGCCGGTTTCGCGGTCGGGGTCGCCATGTTCGGCGCCATCATCTTCCTCCCGCAGTACCTGCAGATCGTCAAGGGCGAGTCACCCACCGCATCCGGCCTGCTGACGCTTCCCCTGATGGTCGGCCTGCTGGCCACATCCATCGCCTCCGGACGCCTGATCAGCCACACCGGCCGCTACAAGATCTACCCCGTCGTCGGCCTGTTGGTCGCCGTCCTGGGGCTGACGCTGATGAGCCGCATGTCAGTGGACACCTCGCTGTGGCTGGCCGGGGTGTTCATGTTCATCACCGGCGCAGGCATCGGCATGGTGATGCAGGTCCTCGTGCTGGCGACCCAGAACGCCGTGCCCCACGCCGACCTCGGCGTCGCGACCTCCGGAGCCACCTTCTTCCGCTCCCTCGGCGGCGCGATGGGAGTCGCGGTCTTCGGCGCACTGCTCACCCACCGCCTCCGCGACACCATCCCCGCGCAGCTCAAGGCGGCCGGGGTCACCGCCGACCAGATGCCCGCCGGGACTGCCACCCAGGGCAGCCCCGAACAGATCGCGGCGCTGCCCGAGCCCATCCATCTCGCAGTCACCACCGGGTTCGCCGAGGCGCTGCAAACCACCTTCCTCGCCGCCGTACCGTTCGCGCTGCTCGGGTTCGTCATCCTGCTCTTCCTACGCGAAACCCCGCTGCGACAGACCCACGGACACACCTCCGGCGAGGACCTCGCCACCGCATTCGAAACCGCGGTCGACCCCAACGCGCATCTCACCGACCACGAGAACCGACCCGGACCGGGCGAACTCTCCAGGAAGGTTGGTCGGGAGTGTCAGCGATCTTGTGGGTGA
- a CDS encoding IS110 family RNA-guided transposase produces the protein MWRDGLNRYCGIDWAEGHHDIAVIDNEGTLLCKKRIGDDPGGLTELIQLLAGVGDTDEDPIPVAIETPRGLLVAALRATGRPVFAINPMAVARYRERYTVARAKSDHADAMTLANILRVDAHLHRRLPADSELAQAVAVLARAQQDAVWRRIRAGNELRSLLREYYPAMLDAFAAKSATNLAKPEARAVLAIAPTPAQAMKVTKARVAAALRRAGRRRGVEQLAATIVDKLRKPGLRQPALVEKAMGRQALVLLAMLDTACTGANDLEQASAEEFRKHPDHAIITSFPGLADLTGARILAELGDDRTRFGDARALKAYAGSAPVTRASGKAIAITHRRVKNDRLAAVGWVWGTTLVVLPGPAQQHYRRRRDHGDAHAPAVRHLFNKILGQLYHCLQTDQTYDPIKAFGHPDSAPREPIAT, from the coding sequence ATGTGGAGGGACGGATTGAACCGGTACTGTGGGATCGACTGGGCCGAGGGCCATCACGACATCGCGGTCATCGATAACGAGGGCACGCTGCTATGCAAGAAGCGGATCGGCGACGACCCTGGCGGTCTGACCGAGCTGATCCAACTGCTCGCCGGTGTCGGAGACACGGACGAGGACCCGATTCCCGTCGCAATCGAAACACCACGGGGCCTGTTGGTCGCTGCGCTACGCGCGACGGGTCGGCCCGTTTTCGCGATCAACCCGATGGCCGTGGCTCGCTACCGCGAACGCTACACCGTCGCTCGCGCCAAGTCCGACCACGCTGACGCCATGACCTTGGCGAACATCCTGCGCGTCGATGCACACCTGCACCGCCGTCTTCCGGCCGACAGTGAGCTCGCCCAGGCCGTCGCGGTGCTCGCTCGCGCACAGCAAGACGCGGTCTGGCGGCGCATCAGGGCCGGCAACGAACTGCGATCGTTGCTGCGCGAGTACTACCCCGCGATGCTTGACGCCTTCGCAGCCAAGTCCGCTACCAACCTCGCCAAGCCCGAGGCGCGAGCGGTGCTTGCCATCGCCCCGACGCCGGCTCAGGCCATGAAGGTAACCAAGGCACGAGTGGCAGCGGCATTGCGTCGGGCGGGCCGTCGCCGGGGCGTCGAGCAGCTCGCCGCCACGATCGTCGACAAGCTGCGGAAGCCTGGCCTGCGGCAACCGGCTCTGGTGGAGAAGGCGATGGGGCGCCAGGCATTGGTCTTGCTCGCGATGCTCGATACCGCCTGCACCGGCGCCAACGACCTGGAGCAGGCCTCGGCCGAAGAGTTCCGCAAACACCCGGACCACGCCATCATCACAAGCTTCCCTGGTCTGGCCGATCTCACCGGAGCCCGCATTCTCGCCGAACTCGGCGATGACCGCACCCGATTCGGCGACGCCCGTGCGTTGAAGGCCTACGCCGGATCCGCTCCGGTCACCCGGGCGTCCGGCAAGGCCATTGCGATTACGCACAGACGCGTCAAGAACGACCGACTCGCTGCGGTCGGCTGGGTTTGGGGCACCACCCTCGTCGTTCTCCCGGGACCTGCGCAACAGCACTACCGACGCCGACGGGACCACGGCGACGCACACGCACCCGCGGTCCGTCACCTGTTCAATAAGATACTGGGCCAGCTCTACCACTGCCTACAGACCGACCAGACCTACGACCCAATCAAGGCCTTCGGGCATCCAGACAGCGCACCGCGTGAACCCATAGCCACTTGA
- a CDS encoding MarR family winged helix-turn-helix transcriptional regulator: MQPLGSKADLVSVESIEQELTLLVRRAQKVHLRGGPTEQVVERAAYGILAWLHDTGPLRPSALAAHFHLDASTISRQVASLEQAGLITREADTEDRRAFRLRLTERGRDVLTTTRAERRGVVRKLLQSWSPEDLASFASLLAAFNAGIDKHLASDPHSAERSQR, encoded by the coding sequence ATGCAACCGCTTGGGTCGAAGGCCGACTTGGTCTCGGTGGAGTCCATCGAGCAGGAGCTGACTTTGTTGGTGCGGCGCGCCCAGAAGGTGCATCTGCGCGGGGGCCCGACCGAGCAGGTCGTGGAGAGGGCCGCCTACGGCATCCTTGCGTGGCTCCATGACACCGGCCCACTGCGGCCCAGTGCGCTGGCAGCACACTTCCACCTGGACGCCTCGACGATCAGCCGGCAGGTCGCCTCCCTAGAGCAGGCCGGCCTGATCACGCGGGAAGCCGACACCGAGGACCGACGCGCCTTCCGGCTGCGGCTCACCGAGCGCGGCCGAGACGTCTTGACCACGACACGGGCGGAACGACGCGGTGTCGTCCGGAAGCTGCTGCAGTCGTGGTCGCCCGAGGATCTGGCGAGCTTCGCTTCCCTGCTCGCCGCGTTCAACGCCGGCATCGACAAGCACCTGGCTTCGGACCCGCACAGCGCAGAACGGAGCCAGCGATGA